A DNA window from Nitrososphaerales archaeon contains the following coding sequences:
- a CDS encoding CoA-binding protein, producing the protein MIDDEIKSALKFKTIAIVGLSRDPSKDSYRVAEYLKANGYRIIPINPFVDEVLGEKCYKSLLEIPEDIQKMIEVVDIFRPSEDVLPIVEQAIQLRQKYGKPYFIWMQLGIVNNEAAELAKKAGLKVIMDKCMMIEHKRLKYSHS; encoded by the coding sequence CCTTAAATTCAAGACGATCGCGATAGTCGGATTATCGAGAGATCCGAGTAAAGATAGCTATAGAGTGGCTGAATATCTAAAAGCGAATGGGTATAGAATAATCCCCATAAATCCTTTTGTCGATGAGGTTTTGGGTGAGAAGTGCTACAAAAGTTTGCTCGAAATTCCAGAAGATATTCAAAAGATGATCGAGGTCGTTGACATATTCAGACCATCGGAAGATGTCCTTCCGATCGTTGAGCAAGCGATTCAATTAAGGCAAAAGTATGGTAAACCTTACTTTATCTGGATGCAATTGGGCATAGTTAATAATGAAGCTGCCGAACTCGCAAAGAAGGCTGGTCTGAAAGTTATAATGGATAAGTGTATGATGATAGAGCATAAACGATTAAAATATTCTCACAGTTAA